accttgaactttaacatattttctctttaacgggtaattaaacatcacatgacctttagtcttgcacatatagcaagtgatgtgttcatgtttgttatttgatgaagtactagcataaaacttagcttccttaacaaaatatcccatgtatagctttttattctttttattttctttaccattgtagcatattccttctttgtttccatgaagcttTTGCTGtccaatcaacttttcaaagttttctttacctttggtaaaattatagataatcttttctttatcctcaactacctttttgagttcatttagttctaaatccttcttattcAAGTCATCTTTATAAGTTTTAAGTGACTCTTgttttgctatatttatttcttcttccaacttcttaatacaagtatttctttcttcttcaatagctttgaataattcaagttgcttcactagttcttgattttgatctttcaaagttatatttcttttagacactttcatgaatcttttatgtagtaaGAATAATTCAACTTGTAATTCCTTATCAGAAGGCAAgctatcacacgactcatcacaagattcattttgagattcggttgaagagtagtaagaatctacctcttcatcatttgccatgaagcatatatttgccatctctagttcacttgattcgatttcagtttcgctggagcttgaatcatcccaagttgccttcatagcttccttctttttcttcttgtctttcttgaacaacgaacagtctggtttgatatgccctaattttttacaatgataacaaataggtaattcattcttacctttattttcttttctacttgattctccttttttggttttctttttattaaactttctaggaaaccttttatttcttctgtagaattttcctaatctcttagtaatgaatgccaactcatcttgatctaagtcacttgtttcactttcttcttcactagtgctatggctagatgcttttagtgccaTGGatattttatgctttggttcaggattcctttctttcaagaccatttcatatgtaagaagtgaacctataagttcatccaaagaagtagtcttgaggtttctaccttccgtgatagttgtagcctttggttcccaaatagagggtagacctcttagaatttttctgatcatttcatatgtagtataggtttttcctaaggcacttaaggagtttattatgtgggtaaatctggtgtacatgcttgatattatttcatcagaattcattttgaatgtttcatattcgcttgttaacatgtcaatcatattatctctaacatcaacagttccttcataagttacttctagtttgtcccaaatctccttagctgttttgcaggccatgactcggttaaactcattagcatctaatgcacaatataacgcatttatagcacttgcatttatttgaagcattttataatctaagtcgatcatatctttcttttcttttgaactatgttttccatcaactattttaatggggataagatttccatccataacgacttcccatgctttccaatccatgtgttggagatatatttccattctctttttccaaaaggtataattgggtccacaaaagattggtggacgggttgaagattgaccttcaccaaagggtgctactccaatgtttgccattagatatttttatagtttcttattaGGAATTTCTAtcactaggctctgataccaattgaaattaggaatagcttcccaagagggggtgaattggatttatttttattttaacaaaTTTATGAGCTTTTACTTATGATACTAAGAAAAAtacaattaataactgataatcaaacttgaaaatactaaaatttaatcaaataagccaatcaatgaaatcaaagcaattcaaccactcaaccaagaagattagtgcttttgttaatttccctgtaaatatttaccaccttctttgagtcaactcttagtatgcacttctcttgatcaagatttctgcaaattaaccaacgtactcccttttgggtttccccaaacggttaatcaaaacgtactttctaaacatcaagagtctttgtttctttctcacttaaaaacctacaacctgcactttttaaatcatacaacaatagcaagaacagaatataaagtaaagcagagacaAAGgcacaagatttttacaaggttcggcttcaacacaacctacgtcctcacccttggcaaaacaccaaaggttccactatagcagttccattaccgggtggaacaactcctatttacaaccactccttggccaaggcaaGAGCCCGCCTTTACCAAAAAATATACCCTTGtctggtcaatgatccaacaacctggaatcgtccaaaatctacaaaagagatatcaaaaagctggtgtacaagagatgctcacacaaagagcagattagtacaaatagaaactatgtacttcaaaaggtAAATATCAAGAGataaataaacttttgaagctttaacagagatttcaccaaattccctttctctagatgagaaatcagtaatctttctttcaggaattgatgagtaaGAAAACCAGAaccacaatactttcagcttgcaagagtttgatcaagagagattttgagagcaagaaagcttaaaagaatttcaatgcttggtatatttttaattaacaagaaccatgtatttataggcttgcaagtaggtttccttgttgcaagagtttccttaaagagtttcccaagttgttagaaaatttggggttcaaacggctataatttaaaaaataagatttttaaaatttttccctttgaacagtgttcagacgtctgaggattcgaggtcaaacgtctgaagttcctaaaaccctttaaaaatagaactaaatacagggtcagatgtctgaagtcaagGTTCAGAAGTCTGAGGttccaggttcagatgtctgaaagcccgagttcagacgtctgaactactactgcctctttctgttttgttccataaaatcttcagacgtctgcacttaaatcttcagatgtctgagcatgaagttcagtcatctgatcttTCAAGaacttgttttttaaaaaaaaaaaattctttacaaactgttttgctctcttttgatttttacaagacttatttCAAAAAACTTCAATAGGTCTTTTAAGactttataatctcttgaaaaagcttcaaaacatatttcaaatgatattttagcttttgaaatacttacaatatatgtTTTCTAAGCCTTCATAAGACATGCTTGAGTTCTTTCTCGTTTTGTGCTCTTGAGGTGTAAATATCTTAGTTTCTCCTTGTATCATTGATCAgtcttgatctttacttgaaccgTGCTTTgagctttacttgaaccatacttgagctttatttgaaccatacttgagcttgAACCATTCTTgaaccatatttcctgaaacataaaaactcaacctttccaagttaaatagtcctttgtttgttatcacccaAATCGATTAAAAGACCTTGTTAAGCCAACAAATACATTGGAATATTAAGCATTAAACTGTGTTTCAAGATCACACAAGTGCCAATCATTTTATAACCAATTTAAACTCCAAGAAACACAAACAATAAAGGGAAGACACAGTTATTTCTTAAGACTCAGATTTAAGCATGCTTTTTCTCTTCATagcctaatttcatcaattacaaGTGAACAAAATTGTGATTGATGTGAATTATCGTGCAAAATAATTGCAATATTATGGTTCAATCAATATCTTGCAAACATTATGTTACTTGATGATCCCCTATATCCTTGATAAGGGAAGAATGAGTTGTGAGCATCTTGGATAAATATCCTCGAGCCATGAGTGCAACTATATGTTGGTTACAGTAGTGATGTTTACCCGGTGGGGTATTGAATAAAAGGGAACCACGAATGTTGCTAGTTGGACTCTgtttaggggtgagcataattcggttaaaaccaAATTAACCCAGTAAATTTGGTCAGTTGgattcaattaaaaatatatttggttttgttcaattttcattttttttgaattttgattttcgaTTTTTGGTTCAGCTTGTGGGTTCAactaattcgattaaccgaattaaccgaaaagtataaatcaataataaataattatatatattcttaaatttatttattttttatatattatatacatttatattatttatattttatatatattaaaattttatattttatatatattaaaatattaaatcgatTAAAATCGGTTAACTGATTTAATCAAAATTCCGTTTGATTGGTTTTGAATTTGGTTAAATATAaaatttcggtcggttcggttaattatatttttttaaccaCTACCCCTAACTCCATTGAAACCCAATCAATAGTATAATATATTTCAAAGGGAACGAAGGCAATTGGAGACTACATTTATAGAATTGATGGAAGCACATGTTTGTGATTTACATTTGATGCCTAAATTGTTGACCCTTACCAAAAGGCACTGGGATGAGTTGGTTAGAGGGAATTGTGTTGAGTATTGCTGAAGGGCATTTGATCCATGTTGCCAATGGGCACATGTGCCATTGTGGCCAGATGGCCTTGTATTGGGCCATGTTGCTAGTGAGCACATATGCTATTGTGGCCAGAGGACCTTTTTTATTTGTTGAATTTGTGCAGGTTTGTGCAGCAATTGAACTAGAGGATTTCCTTTCAATGAAGGCTTAAGTTGGAGCCAAACAGTATAGATGTTAGAATGGTAACCACAACTGACTGTGTCAGTGAGACTCCCTGGGTGGGGACTTGCCTTTAGAATGACTAGTCAAATTTGAGCTCGGTTTAGACTCATCCTTCAAGTTGTGGGCATGGGACTCCTTTGGTGGGGACCTTCCTTTGGAACAACTTGTCAGACTTGAGCTGTAGTTGACTTGCTAGACATGGAAAACTCTATGGTGTTGAGAACAACTATTTGTGAAGAGACTCTATGGTGGGGATCTATATTTGGAGTCAAGGCATGTAAGATTCACGGGTCGAAACTCATATCGGAGTTGTTTTATTGATTTTGAGTTTTGACTGTTACTTATGGGTATACTAACAACCTGATTGTTGATATTGACTAGGAGAACCTCTAAGATTAGATCTAGTCTTGGATAATAAGGTTGGTATGGAACTTGGAGATGGTAAGTGATCGTATGAATACGGTGCCTATTGAATGTCAGAAAGGGGATTATGTCAGAACCTTTGATCATAGGTGATTTTGGGTTGGTGGCTCTATGAGTTGAACTGTGATGAGTCATAGCTAGTTTCAAATCGAGTTTGGCTTTTAAGAAGTGGGTACTCTATGAACTAGTGGGCAAACACTCTTAAGAACTCTAGTAAGAGTTGGGTCTTGAGATAAAGGGTTGTGATATAGATTCGATTGAGAatttgatttatggaaatgtGTTAATTTTAGAATAGTTTGGTAGGTAGATTGGCAATCAGCTTGCGGTTGAATTATGACTTAGGATGTGAGAAGTCTTGGGTTGGTCATTTGGGGAATGGGATTGCGAGTACTCTCAACTTGGAGGTTTGGATGTATGTCCTTCCTAACCATCGGCTATATAGTTAGGCAATATCATCTAAAACCCCAATTGTGCTAAGGGGAGGAGAGTTATCCTCAGTACTAGTGGAATGTGAGTTATTTCCCCTTCCATTTGAGTTCAGGTTCCTTAGTGATGATTGTAGTTGATTTAAGGGTTGTAGTGCCGTCAGACTTTACCATCAGGTTGGACACTTGAGGGTTTCCTTAGATAAGTATGTGTACGACTGCCTAGACTTGGTGAAGCGTTGTTGCCACACAGATGTGACTCCTTATGCTTTGGGAAGATTTTGGAAAGGGTGATTCCTTTTGCCCATTGAGAACTCCACATCTATGACACTTCACTTAGaagcttccccccccccccccctcttatcTAATactaaaagaaacaaaaaaaaaaaaaaattgggcttCAGATCCTCTCCTTGATAGGGCACAAACGATCCTTTGCACTCCCAGCAGCTTATCATGTGGCAACTTAAAAAATTAACAAACCAAATTTAACCACTGGCCCTTTAATTCTCTAATTCTTaccacgttttttttttttttttttttgtaaatttaaataaaatatgaaaCAGGAAATCATTTTTAGacaagtatttttagaatttcagGCTCCAGATCTTTGCTTTGcttatctctttattttcaattgcCACAAAACCATCCTCCAAGTAGCAGTAGCATTCGATGGTCTTTTTTGTCCTTTGTTTTCGTGATACAAAGTGATTCCAAAGAAAATGAGATAAGAACTTTGAGGATACAATGATATtggatgcatgaactttctttaaATAGTTACGACACATTTGGACGCCAAGAAAATTAAGTGAAACGAAGAAAATTCACAATTTTTCAAGGGTGTTGTTTCTTAATTGTTTATTGTCAACGAGCATATTTTGTGTGTGTGGTccgtaaaaattaaaaatgacttTTAAAATAAAAGCAACATTTTGattctaaaatattaaaattttaaagctgCTCTTGAAAGTAAAAGCtacttcaaaaaaaattaaaatataattcatattttatttaaattcacaaaaattcaaattttggcaagaattaaagaattaaaagGTGATGGTTACACTTTATTCTTTAATTATTTAGGTTGCCAATGTCAAGTTGCTAGGAGTGCAAAGGAGGATAGTCCTCTAGCCCCTACCAAGGAGTGGATCCAAAGCCAAATTGTTGCTATCTTAACGAGTACATCGTttctttatttatattattatttgggttTCGGTTGCCAAAACTTCAATTGATTttgttattatatattttgtttaaattcatgactacaaaatatttattttgatgaGATGTTTTGTTGAGTACACAAAGAATATAATATTTTGCTTTCTATACTCTAAAAGAGATTGTTCAATTTCCTATCAATAATATAGTATAAATCTTCCATGCTAAGCGCATGTAACAAACTAGctatgcatacacacacacacacactttccAAGTCCAAGAATTCTTGATATAATTAAGTGTTTAGTTTTGAACACTAAttcaagttttgaatttaaattttatatttaaatttgaacaTTTAGTTTTTGAATGTATGCCTTTTCCGATTTAAACATATTTGATTCACCTTCCGCGTCCTAACCATTAGAAGAATCAACATCCTAATCATGGTTGATAAAAAATTGCCATAACCTGTGGCTATCACTAAATTGATTCAAACAAGCCAAATTAATTGTTCAATTTCAATAATCATCCAAGTCATGCTTGATTTGTTAGGGATTGCTTCAGTAGTTAATAATCATCTTCATCCTAATTCGTCAGTGTATCATGAGTTTATTATGGTTTGATGCATGTTTCTTCTATGGGGTAGTATAAGAAGGAAGGAcgatttgtgtgtgtgtgtgtgtgtgtgtgagagagagagagagagagagaggcatttACAGAAAGATTAAAGACAATGAGTAGAGAGATGTCGAATAAGAGTAATCCCTAATTGAATAAGACCTAGCTATTCAAAACTAAGAAGGGTTCACTAAGTTAAAAATTAAGTGAATTGatctattaaaaatattttccacaatcAAAGAAAAGGCCCCATAATAGCTTGGAGAAATAGAAAGGATCTTCGTGGCATTTCATTACAAAGGAGTATCAATCCTAACATACATGTGTTTGGCAGatgcaagaaaaataaaaaaataaaaaagttcaaAAAAACACCAGCATGAATTTTTTAAGCCCTATACAAATTTCTAAGAAGCAACATTATAAAATTCATGACCATGGAGTGCGATCCTCACCATCATCTTTAACCCTATACAAATTAAGTGACAGGTGCGATTAATCATAATCATAATTGGCAATTAACCTGAAAGATGGTTAGAGGAACCAATAGCCAGCAGCGGCCCATCTGCAGCCTGCGCAGCCATGGCAAGCTCGAATTGCTTCAGAGAGATTGAAGGGAAAGAAAGTATTTCGGGAGCTTTGAGATTTTCCCAGCCTTTTACAGGATTGGTGGTTGTAGTTCCATCCCATCCTATATGCGTGACGTGCTTTACATCAGTTGGGTACCCTATCTCCATTTCCATCTCCTCCACGGCCTCTTCTTTGTAATTAGCTGGGCAGACGACGTTCATAGCGACAATTAATAGTTAATGACAAGGGAGAAAACAAAAGGTAATTGACTTGACAGTAGAACGCTGCATATATgcagttttaaatttcaaaaatgaaaagaaaaagaataaaaaatatattttcattttatttaattacgtatacccATACAATTGTTATGCAAGAATATAATAAAATCATGTTGATCGAATAGAATTTATGGCTTCACTTTCGACATATTCGTTCAATTTGTTGTTCCATTTTATCGTCACCCGGTTCCAATTTCCATAAGCCAAACGAGATACGTACCGACTAACTGCGATAAAGTCTTGAAACCCCTGATCAATTTTTGTATCCCGTTGGAGAAGCTAGATTTTGGCAGAGCTAGTCTCATGCTAGACCATCTTTCTTCTCCCTTTTGTCTTCCTTGGAAAATATATCATGGACAAAACccagtcattatatatatatatatatagagagagagagagagagagagagagagagagagatgatatgGAATTCATTAACTAAGGATGAATGTGTAGGTACCTGATGCAGGTTGGGATGATTCTGATATAGGTTTTTTGGGTTGGGGAGCAATAGGGGCGCCAACGGCCACGCTTGACTGAGACGCACACCCAATGGAGAAAGGAAGAACAGCAAATCTCTCCACACGATCTTTCATTCCTATCTCAGGCAAAAGCATACACcaaaagcagagagagagagagagatgcttaGTGTTGGTTAATTAGAAATAGAatgagcagcagcagcagcagccgcAGCAGCTATGGCTTAGGGAGTTATAGAGAGGCAGGGAAGCTTGGAAGCGAAACTAGGTCTGTTATATTGGAACAGCGGAAGGAGTGGATGCTGTCAAGTCTTTACTACCAAGTTATAATGATTTACGTGCGAGaagtgtgcgtgtgtgtgtgcgtgtgggATCCATGCGCCCGAGTTTGGTACGAGAGGAACAGACGCAGAAATCGAAACAAACAGGGGATGGTGCTATTGGATGATGGAGGATTGGGTGGCCGGGGGGAGTTGTTAATTGGCTGGTTCAACTGCGCCACCCAACCTACTAATACTATTAGCCCATACGCCCATTGCAATTCCAATTTCGAATTTAAGTTTATTCAATTTGTCATGGAAACTccaatagttattattattatttttatcacatAAGATGAATGGGACGCCCTCAAATGGAATGACTGACATCAATCTTGGAGTAAATCACAAGGGATTCCCGCCAGCTGACGAGATATTCAACCTAGGGctcaagtatttcttcatctTGAAGAAGTTTTCTAATGGTGATGATTTCCCTTGCTCTCACTCTccccaaaatttttattttattcagcaAGGCCCAtttgaaacttggaaaatattgacAATAAAAAACAGAagattctattttttttattttttttttcatatttggttaagAAGATAAATAGATTAGAaaacgaaagaaaaaaaaaaaaggttatcaagattttttttaaaaaaaatttggaaagatttCCCCTGCTCTCACACCCTGCCTTTGTTTCTCAGCCCTTCTCAGTTGCACTGCCGGCTtttaaaccccaaatactaattACTACTGCCTGGCATACCATATAATGGCTCAGTTCAATTGAGTGCCCTGTCTGTCTCCAGCCAAACCCTTGTGAACTATTGTGAATCTTCTGCATCTGTGTGTAATTAATGAACAAAAGATTTAGTTAGGTTAGAAACATGTAAAGAAATTGCagcagcatcatcatcatcaacaaCAATCATTACTTGCAAGAACTGAAATTTTAATACAAGAGTACAGACCTCTGCTTGCAGTTGGGTCATGCTATAGGTTACAAAATACATATAACCCTCTCCCACCCGCCCGCAGGCACTCCCTGAAACTAATTCAGGAAATTCAGGAATGTTTATTCAAATGGCATTTCCATTCCTATTTCTTCCACTCTGGTTCAATAGACACTATGTATTTTTCCCACAATCATCAGCTACATAACACATGGCAGtataaaacactaatgcactgcAGTGCGCAACatcctcaagaaaaaaaaaatgtcatcttATTCAATGCAACCCGAATCACATCTTAACCTCGATTAACAGCTTCACTACCTCAAGCATGGTTGGCCGCCTTGATGGCTCCTCACATGTGCACCACCGAGCAATGTCCAGCACACGCAACATCTGATCCTTCCACACCATTGAACTGGAAAAGTAGGGATCGAGCGCCTCATCCACTCTCCCAGCAGCCACCATCCACCTCACCCATCCAACCAAATTGCCACCCTCAATGTCAGTCTGACCTAATGGTTCTCGCCCTGTTACCAGCTCTAGCATCACTACGCCAAAGCTATAAACATCGCCATTGGTTGTAGCAACCATGGTCAGCCCATACTCCGGAGGTATGTACCCAAAAGTACCAGCAAGGACAGTGCTAACATGGCTCTCACATGCACTGATTATTCGTGCCAGGCCAAAATCTGATACTCGTGGCTCGAAGTTGGCATCTAACAAGATATTGCTCGACTTGATGTCTCTATGAATGATGTGTGGCACAAACCCATGATGCAGAAAGGCAAGTCCTCTAGCTGAGCCTAGACAGATTTTGAACCGCGTTGGCCAGTCCAGAGCTTCAACTGCATCTGCCCGATTCCTCAACCAAACATCAAGGCTTCCATGCTCCATATATTCATAAACTAAAAACCTTTCATCCGCAAAGACACAGTATCCAAGCAATGGAACCAAGTTTTCATGCTTAACCTTCCCAATTGTCTCCAACTCGGCAAAGAACTCTCGACCAGCATGCAAGTGCCCTCCATTGAGCCTTTTGACTGCAATGGTTTGACCCTCTGGTAGAAACGCTTTATAAACTGTGCCAAACCCACCATCACCAATAATATATGTTTTGCTGAAATTATCAGTAGCTGATAAAATATCTGAAGGGTTTAACCGAAGTAGGCAGTGCTCAAATGTCGCAATGTTGATGCTTAAGGGATCTTTTGACCTCTTACACAGCAGGTCATCAGTTGATTCAGTCTCAACTGCTGTCACAAGTTTGCCGTTGTCAAGATCTACTGCTTCTTGCTTCAGCATCTTCGATTTGGAGAGGAAAATGAGCAGGACCAGGAAGAAAACTGCAGTCCCGAGCACAATACCCCAAACACAAGGACGGGTTAAGGCTGGTTCTGGTCGATACTCCCTGGAAGAAGGATGTGTTTGCTCATCCGCCATGCATTGTCTATCAATGGTGCAGTTTTTTGGCACATGGCCTGTTAAATTGTTGCCAGAAAAATTGACAAAGGCAATGCCTGTAATCATACAAATATTGCAAGGAAC
This genomic stretch from Malania oleifera isolate guangnan ecotype guangnan chromosome 3, ASM2987363v1, whole genome shotgun sequence harbors:
- the LOC131152413 gene encoding CRIB domain-containing protein RIC4-like isoform X2, whose protein sequence is MLLPEIGMKDRVERFAVLPFSIGCASQSSVAVGAPIAPQPKKPISESSQPASANYKEEAVEEMEMEIGYPTDVKHVTHIGWDGTTTTNPVKGWENLKAPEILSFPSISLKQFELAMAAQAADGPLLAIGSSNHLSG
- the LOC131152413 gene encoding CRIB domain-containing protein RIC4-like isoform X1, whose protein sequence is MLLPEIGMKDRVERFAVLPFSIGCASQSSVAVGAPIAPQPKKPISESSQPASGRQKGEERWSSMRLALPKSSFSNGIQKLIRGFKTLSQLVANYKEEAVEEMEMEIGYPTDVKHVTHIGWDGTTTTNPVKGWENLKAPEILSFPSISLKQFELAMAAQAADGPLLAIGSSNHLSG